Within Telopea speciosissima isolate NSW1024214 ecotype Mountain lineage chromosome 8, Tspe_v1, whole genome shotgun sequence, the genomic segment TTAACAATCCCAACCACCTTGGCTACACAACCAAACCCAATACCACTTGTTTCCCCAACAACATCTTCCACACCAAATTCCCCACCATCTCCTCTAGCATCCAATACACCTTCTCCAACACAACTTACTCCATCATTTACTAATCAGCCTCAAACCAATAACCCACAACCCACCCAAACACAACCACCTCAGCCAATTACCAATCCAGCCTCAACAACCACACAACAACCTTCACCATTACCCGCACCCCCTCCTCTACCTACAACCACTCATCATCCTATGGTTACCCGAAGCCAAACTGGCTCCAGGCGTCCCAAAATCCAGATGAGTTTGTTGACCACACGCCATCCTTTACCTATGGCTCTCACAGTTCAccttacaaaaataccccctgAACCAACATCATACAAAGTGGCTTCAAAGAACCCCTCATGGGTTGCGGCAATGGATTCTGAGTATAAAGCCTTGATGCAAAATCAGACATGGACTTTAGTTCCACCATCTAAAGAAATGAATATAGTGGGCTGTAAATGGGTTTACAGAATTAAGACCAAGAGTGATGGGTCCATTGAACGGTACAAAGCCCGTTTAGTTGCAAAAGGGTTTCATCAACAACCAGGTATTGACTTCACTGAAACCTTCAGTCCTGTTGTTAAACCAGCCACTATTCGCACTATTCTCTCTATTGCAGTATCACGTGCGTGGCATGTCAAGCAACTTGAcgtaaaaaatgccttcttacatggcAACTTGAATGAGGCAGTTTATATGCATCAACCTCAAGGCTATGTCAACCCTACGGTTCCAGAATATGTATGCCATCTTAACAAGGCTCTTTATGGTCTTCGTCAAGCACCACGAGCTTGGTTTCACAAGTTCAGCAATTATCTGATTCAAGAGGGTTTTCGACAAAGCCTAGCTGATTCCTCCATGTTCATCTATAAAGGTGAAAGGGGCATGATTGTCCTACttctttatgtagatgacatcattatCACAGGTGACAGTGTTGATCTTATAAAAATGGTAGTTACCCGTTTAAGTCACAACTTTGCTATGACAGATCTTGGTGACCTCCATTACTTCTTGGGCATTGAAGCAAATCGAAGTTCCAAGGGCATCACTCTCACACAGACCAAGTATGCTCTACAGTTACTAGAACGAACAGGCATGACACAATGTAAGCCTATCAATACACCAATGCCCAGTGGACACAAATTATCAACACAGAATGGTGAACCACTACCTGAAGCACATGAGTATCGGCAAATAGTTGGGGCACTTCAGTACCTCACAATGACCCGTCCAGACTTAACTTATGCTGTGAATCAGGTCTGTCAATACATGCACAAGCCAACAACTGATCACTTAGCTGCTGTGAAACGTATCCTAAGGTATGTTAAAGGAACAGTCGGAGCTGGAACAACTATCAAACCGAGTTCTCTCAACCTACTAGGtgcatacactgatgcagactGGGCAGGCTGCCCAGACACTCGACGGTCAACGTCTGGATTCTGCACCTTTTTGGGGAGTAATCTTTTGTCATGGGGTTCCAAAAAGCAACCCACTGTCTCCGCTCCAAGATCAAGCAGCAGTACAAAGCATTAGCATTCACCGTCTCTCGAATTACTTTGGTTGTCTTATGTTTTCAGAGATCTGAACTTGGACATTACTCTACCTCTAATTGTATGTTGTGACAACATTTCAGCAACACAAATGTCAGCCAACCCAATTCTACATGCTCGTACAAAGCATATAGAGGTTGACTATCATTTTGTGCGAGATCTTGTCATCAACAAACAAGTACAAGTTCGCTTTGTTCGCTCCACTGAACAaatggcagatatcttcacaaagGGTTTACCAACACCTCTCTTTCAGCAACATGCAACCAAACTCCTTTGGCTACCGCCCAAGAGTTTGTGGGGGGATGAAAGACCAAGTCAAACACAGGTGAACGTTGGCTCTCCTAATCTCCAGCAGTCTCTCACAGTTGGAGATAAGAATCCATCTCCTACAATCTCTCAACTAGAGATAAGATAATAATCCCCTTCCCGTTGTTGTAACAACAATTCAAAATACAAATTGTAACTATCTCTACGGAGATATTTCTTGTACAAATTCTATAAATACAGAACTCAACCTCATTGGTTGAGCAAGCTTTACAAACCACTTCCGCATATCACTTTCAACCTGCTAGTTGTCTACAACAGAAGATTTGATATAAGAGTGACAAAGTTGAGAGTGGACATAGACAGAGCAACCAGATCCAAAGAAAAAACCATTGTCGTATCTAAAGCCCTATGTCATTGTTGTCTACATCCGTTTGGCCATTATGTGGATCTTATGTGTACAAAATGGTAAAATGCACTTTCTTTGAGAGCGTAGTGTACGCTAGCTCTTTCCCAAATCTCTCTCTGTTCTGTCTATGAAATGATGTATCTATTTCTTTATTGTGtgagaggagaaagatagacttAGAGAGTGTTAGCGTATACTATACTCCTGGATAGAGAACTCAATCCCGCCTACAGGGGTAAGGGTCCAGGATATATAAAGACTTCACACAATGAGGACGGGAGAGAAGTATGACCCTCCATTTTCTTCAttgtgggtgaagagaaactttaTATTAGAAGAAAATCAGTATTTTACATGTAGAAAAATTGTTCTCCCCATGATCGAATGTTATTCCAACAAACTTAAGGTTTACTTGACAGCCGCACCATCTTAAATTCTTCTTAGGGagtgtttttggtttttgtttttgatttttttttttccctttttgggtTGAATAATAATTCTTGCAGGGAGTTGGAATTGGCAAGTCGATTGTGGATGGGTTGACATTTCATGGATTAACCGTGTATTTAAACTAGGCTTCCATCTCATGGGTCATtgaatattatatttttatttttttgtatttttgaaaaaaattgacTAAAATTGGCATAATTAAATTTTCAATCACTTTCTTAGACTCATTTctacataaaaaacaaaatattacaTTAGAATTAAACTTACAATTAAATAATGATTGACATTATTAATTGTCACATAACTACCTTGTGGCATATATTATCTCTTTGGTGACATCTCATACCCCGTATGGAAAATAATCGAGTAAACCATTAAGTGAGTCGCGAAAAGGCTGGATACAATGTCGGTATACCACATAttaatgagaaagaaaaaaaatgaagattttttatttttttgataagaaaaagaaaaagaaaaatacatccAACGGTATGTATATTGGTCACATTGGCCATTAatggtaaataaaaaaaaacaaaaaaaaaaaacccaaaggaAATAGATGGttcacccaatattgggtttcTCTCCCATACATGAACTCATTGTCTCTCTTTATTACATGAAATGATATATCTACCCCTATATATAATACCGTTCCATCCTACTTTATTGGAACGTTTCTTTAGACAATTTATTCACGGAAgtctctcttcttttcattttttttattgggtggGGAGTAGGGAGGAGAGTACATGGATGGCTAAATATATTAGTTGTCGCGGTTTTGCATAGATTGTGAGctgatttgttttttatttaatttttgttttcgcTTTGACTGGCTGTATCAACTCTgttctaagggtgtcaattggggtAGTTCCTAACATTTGGGATGGATTCGTACTGTTATTGGTACCAAAAATGTCAATCCCAATActgtcccatttagttaacaaGAGCAAACCTAGGACCCAGTACTGATTATTAATGGGACAGGATAGTATTGGTTCTTAAATGAATTTAGGCCAAGAAAAAAAGCAAGGAGATCGAACTTTAATGGTTCCTAACGAGATGGTTCCATTATCAATTCTATAGATCTTTTCATTATCATAAAATATAaagtattctttattttaagaaaCAACTTAGAATATAAAATCACGATGAAATGATCAAGCCCACATGTGGTATTAGTGCCATCACTAAATAAATTTATAGAAATATAAGCAATGGTTCATCAACTGAAACTTCAATAAGATAAAATACTACTCAAATACTTTAATTGCACAATAAAACTTGAATACAAGAATATGAAATATACTCTTTGAAAACGTACTGGTTTGTGTAGTTCCATTTGATGCCTAAATGGTATTTtgatattattatcattattggTATCATTGCAAATCTAGAAGATcagatcatgtccttgtatAGGTATTGTCCAAGGCGGCCATTCCATGTGAGTGACCCCGAAGGCGTTGGGCTCTTCTATAATGCGACACAGTGTCTAACGGACATCTAATGGCTTTGTGTGTTTAGGCACGTAGTCCAATACATTGTCTATATATTGGGTTGCGTGTCCAAATACAAGATCATCAGCTGGTGTGCTACACTGTGTCTACGGAGGACCCGAATCCGACCCTGATGGGCTTTGGACGGTATTTGTGCAAGGACAAGATTCGCTTTCAAAATCTTGTCTGAGACTGTTTCATCTCATTTATTATTTGATATCAAAATTAGATTTCAATACCGTGATGGAAAAGGTTGAGTTGACAGTTTCAGTGAGGATTTTGAGTGCAGGTGGGGCCAGGGTCACATCCAGCCTCTGCTCCTCCGGTGAAGAAAAAATGCAGAATACAACCACACCATCCGGCGCGGGACTCTCAGCCTCTGCGCAATTGTTTGGATCTTTGCCGCCAGCAGGACTTTCTGGGGGGCCCACCGTGAAATATATAAGAATTTGGAATGCAAACCTAAAGGAATAAACATTAATTTTCATGATCCCATCCATCTATGTCGTGTCTAATATCAATCAATTTGCGGCCAACAGTTCAcaaatatttcttaatggtGGAATCCACTCCCCATTGAATGCCGAATTtgaatcctctactgccgaTGCAGCGCAATGTCCACTTTATCCCTGTTCAAATACTTTGttcgagtgggggtaaggcggtctttgcatgTAACACTGTGTCTGAATAACATGGTCTTATCGAACAATTCGACGGTATGCCCCATCCAATAACCCAATCTTTTTCctaaaaatatcataaaataaagaaaattccCATATTCTAATACTGTATCATTTGTCATTATAGGTGAAGTGATCCAAATCATCTCGGATCCATCTAGTATTCCCCCTCTGGAGATCTCTTCAATTGTTGAGGATATTAGATATCTTTGTGCCCCCTCTTCAATGCAATTTTGTGCACATTCCTAGGGATTTGAACAGCATTGCCAATACCCTAGCTAGAAAAGGCCAATCCATCCGGTGTAGGACTTGttagaatttttatctcctacaattctgacaccctccaatttccctacaatccctcacatggatgttgaaatgaccacttatCCATTGTCTGGACACACTTCCCAAGGcaatgggtaagtggtcatttcactctcatgtgagggattgtagggaattggagggtgtcagataTGTAGGTGATAATGATTCGGACTTGTTGGCCTAATTCCACTCCATGGCTCTCTCAACTTTGTCAAGATGAGGCTTGGGCTTGTAATCGATTTTCCTTTGAATAAACCAATACTTTacctccaaccaaaaaaaaaaaaatcagtactttaccaaaaaaaaagaagttaaaagCGCATGTGGACGGGCCCACCTAACATTGTCGAGATTTTGTCAATTCGAGAACATGGTTTTGAATTGCCGATCAGATCGGTCGATATTAGCcagatcggattggtatcggtcgACGCTGATCCTGAGATTATAccgatacaacaaggtttgactggatcaTTCCTTGGATCGATCGATCTGATCCGATCCTTGATCGATCcgactgaatattttttttttatttttttcaaagtttttaggttttttttatttatttattttatcttgaCCAATATTGACTGATATTGATCGATACCAATCGATATTGACCGAACCGATCCGGATAATATCGACCGATCCAATCCCGAGATCAAAACATCCACCAACTTTGGCCGATTcatgacccgatccataaaaaaaaaacgatttttGGGGTGTTTGACCGATCCAGACCGATTTGTACCGATCTGATCCTGATCCAGAAAGGTTTTGGCAATGACCGATACCAAGTCCGATActtggattttgaaccttgttcGAGAAGAGGGGAAACAAATAAGGAGCTGAGtaatctaccaaaaaaataaagaactaaGTTGCAATCGTCAAGAGTCaagatactctctctctctctctctcttacataaaTGGGATACAGTTCTTGCACTGGGGCGCAGGGTGCGTCTAGACGCATGGGATGAGCAAAACGATCAAACTGCCCCCTGAATGAACCAAAGTCTGCTCTTGTCCCGCCTCATGTGTTTGAGCGCAGCCTTGACC encodes:
- the LOC122672534 gene encoding uncharacterized mitochondrial protein AtMg00810-like translates to MALTVHLTKIPPEPTSYKVASKNPSWVAAMDSEYKALMQNQTWTLVPPSKEMNIVGCKWVYRIKTKSDGSIERYKARLVAKGFHQQPGIDFTETFSPVVKPATIRTILSIAVSRAWHVKQLDVKNAFLHGNLNEAVYMHQPQGYVNPTVPEYVCHLNKALYGLRQAPRAWFHKFSNYLIQEGFRQSLADSSMFIYKGERGMIVLLLYVDDIIITGDSVDLIKMVVTRLSHNFAMTDLGDLHYFLGIEANRSSKGITLTQTKYALQLLERTGMTQCKPINTPMPSGHKLSTQNGEPLPEAHEYRQIVGALQYLTMTRPDLTYAVNQVCQYMHKPTTDHLAAVKRILRYVKGTVGAGTTIKPSSLNLLGAYTDADWAGCPDTRRSTSGFCTFLGSNLLSWGSKKQPTVSAPRSSSSTKH